A section of the Kribbella sp. HUAS MG21 genome encodes:
- a CDS encoding TetR/AcrR family transcriptional regulator, whose product MPKVTEEHRLARRAQIVAAARKCVIEEGFHKTTMADVIRESGLSAGAVYGYFRSKEEIVGAIAEDALSSVDELFEQILSTEGPLTPLAALQTALEHVVLIAERPGGDVTRVGVQAWAEALRNPGVMATAVDKYTRLRGHFEAVVRRAQADGTVDPDADPKHVAQVMFGTLPGFILQRLLIGDVTPDSYVEGLRALYRY is encoded by the coding sequence GTGCCCAAGGTCACCGAGGAACACCGCCTGGCCCGCCGCGCCCAGATCGTCGCGGCGGCCCGCAAGTGCGTCATCGAGGAGGGCTTCCACAAGACGACGATGGCCGACGTGATCCGCGAGTCCGGGCTCTCCGCCGGCGCCGTCTACGGGTACTTCAGGAGCAAGGAGGAGATCGTCGGCGCGATCGCCGAGGACGCGCTCAGCTCCGTCGACGAGCTCTTCGAGCAGATCCTGTCCACGGAGGGCCCGCTCACTCCCCTGGCCGCGCTGCAGACAGCCCTCGAGCACGTCGTCCTGATCGCGGAACGCCCCGGCGGCGACGTCACCCGGGTCGGCGTCCAGGCCTGGGCCGAGGCGTTGCGCAACCCGGGCGTGATGGCGACCGCGGTCGACAAGTACACCCGGCTGCGCGGCCACTTCGAAGCCGTCGTCCGCCGGGCGCAGGCCGACGGCACCGTCGATCCGGACGCCGACCCGAAGCACGTCGCCCAGGTGATGTTCGGGACCCTGCCCGGGTTCATCCTCCAGCGCCTGCTGATCGGCGACGTCACGCCGGACAGCTACGTCGAGGGTCTGCGGGCGCTCTACCGCTACTAG
- a CDS encoding ABC transporter permease yields MTTEAHAADRRRPPLIAVITLLTAVLTVLLIAFAWPAARSEPRDLPIAVSGPAPAVQQVTARLDQAMPGGFEITAVPDRQAAVQRIQDRDAYGAIVLDAAQPEIVTASAGGPSVAQVLTQLAGRMSPEAPAKVTDVVPLPQDDPRGAGLAAGALPLVLGGILAAGALTQLVRSGTKRMIGALTFAVTGGLALAAVLQYWLGSFEGSYLGNSGVIALSIAAISLTLLGLEWLLGTAGLAIGGAVMMLLGNPLSGMTSAPEMLPSGWGALGQLLPPGAAGTALRSVSFFDGAGAAGPLVVLGCWLLAGLVFCGLGALRGRGRAVPARQEAPAVAA; encoded by the coding sequence ATGACCACTGAGGCGCACGCGGCCGACCGTCGCCGGCCGCCCCTGATCGCCGTCATCACGCTGCTGACCGCGGTCCTCACGGTGTTGCTGATCGCGTTCGCCTGGCCGGCCGCCCGTTCCGAACCACGGGACCTGCCGATCGCCGTCTCCGGCCCGGCGCCCGCGGTCCAGCAGGTGACGGCGAGGCTCGACCAGGCGATGCCGGGCGGCTTCGAGATCACCGCCGTACCGGACCGGCAGGCGGCCGTGCAGCGCATCCAGGACCGCGACGCGTATGGCGCGATCGTGCTCGACGCGGCGCAACCCGAGATCGTCACCGCGTCCGCCGGCGGGCCGTCGGTCGCGCAGGTCCTGACGCAACTGGCCGGCCGGATGTCGCCGGAGGCCCCGGCGAAGGTCACCGACGTCGTCCCGCTGCCGCAGGACGATCCGCGCGGTGCCGGCCTCGCCGCTGGGGCGTTGCCGCTCGTACTCGGCGGGATTCTCGCCGCCGGTGCCCTGACCCAGCTGGTGCGCTCCGGGACCAAGCGGATGATCGGCGCGCTGACCTTCGCCGTCACCGGCGGGCTGGCGCTGGCCGCCGTACTGCAGTACTGGCTCGGCTCGTTCGAGGGCAGCTACCTCGGCAACTCGGGCGTGATCGCGCTGTCGATCGCCGCCATCAGCCTCACGTTGCTCGGGCTGGAGTGGTTGCTCGGTACGGCGGGGCTCGCAATCGGTGGCGCGGTGATGATGCTGCTCGGCAATCCGCTGTCCGGAATGACGAGCGCGCCCGAGATGCTGCCGAGCGGCTGGGGTGCTCTGGGGCAATTGTTGCCGCCGGGCGCTGCTGGTACCGCGTTGCGCTCGGTGAGCTTCTTCGACGGCGCCGGCGCTGCCGGGCCACTCGTCGTACTGGGCTGCTGGTTGCTCGCCGGGCTGGTCTTCTGCGGACTCGGGGCGCTCCGCGGCCGGGGACGCGCCGTACCGGCCCGTCAGGAGGCGCCGGCGGTTGCGGCCTGA
- a CDS encoding extracellular solute-binding protein, translated as MVTRKRFKAVAALGALLLAVSACSQGSTTKQPEAGGSQSAGPANIKIAYQQWGPGTVMKNFLAGVKTEYEAANPGSKVEILPIVASENDYYTKLQLMMRSPNTAPDVVYEDTFLINSDITAGYLKPLDDYIKDWDQWGQFEETAKGAAKALDGKTYGVPDGTDTRALWYNKELFKKAGLPEDWQPKTWDDVLSAARTIKQKLPGVIPMNVYSGKPMGEASAMQGFEMLLYGTKDSLYNHDQQKWVVGSQGFKDSLNFIKTIYTEGLGPSPKQALDPNMGSKVGTELLPGGKLAIALDGSWIYSNWQKTGAKPWPQWTTVLGQTAMPTQDGGGKGKVSLSGGWTWAIPAKSKNPDAAWNLIKTLQTQKNATKYATDGAQIAVRKDVAEDPGYKNSAKSTKFFTDLVSVTVYRPAFAEYPKVSNEIITAMEAVMTGQSTPDEAAKNYDEAVEGIVTKDKTTTQSTGQ; from the coding sequence ATGGTGACAAGGAAACGTTTCAAAGCTGTGGCCGCGCTGGGTGCGCTGCTGCTCGCGGTCTCGGCCTGCAGCCAGGGCTCGACGACCAAGCAGCCGGAGGCGGGCGGCTCGCAGAGCGCCGGCCCGGCGAACATCAAGATCGCGTACCAGCAGTGGGGCCCGGGCACGGTGATGAAGAACTTCCTCGCCGGTGTGAAGACGGAGTACGAGGCGGCGAACCCCGGCTCGAAGGTCGAGATCCTGCCGATCGTTGCCTCGGAGAACGACTACTACACCAAGCTGCAGCTGATGATGCGGTCGCCGAACACCGCACCGGACGTGGTCTACGAGGACACCTTCCTGATCAACTCCGACATCACCGCGGGGTACCTGAAGCCGCTCGACGACTACATCAAGGACTGGGACCAGTGGGGCCAGTTCGAGGAGACCGCGAAGGGCGCGGCCAAGGCGCTCGACGGCAAGACGTACGGCGTACCGGACGGCACCGACACCCGGGCGCTCTGGTACAACAAGGAGCTGTTCAAGAAGGCCGGACTGCCGGAGGACTGGCAGCCGAAGACCTGGGACGACGTGCTCAGCGCGGCCCGGACGATCAAGCAGAAGCTCCCCGGCGTCATCCCGATGAACGTGTACTCCGGCAAGCCGATGGGTGAGGCCTCCGCGATGCAGGGCTTCGAGATGCTGCTGTACGGCACGAAGGACTCGCTGTACAACCACGACCAGCAGAAGTGGGTCGTCGGCAGCCAGGGCTTCAAGGACTCGCTGAACTTCATCAAGACCATCTACACCGAGGGCCTCGGCCCGTCGCCGAAGCAGGCGCTCGACCCGAACATGGGCAGCAAGGTCGGCACCGAACTGCTGCCCGGCGGCAAGCTCGCGATCGCGCTCGACGGCTCGTGGATCTACAGCAACTGGCAGAAGACCGGCGCGAAGCCGTGGCCGCAGTGGACCACTGTGCTCGGCCAGACCGCGATGCCGACCCAGGACGGCGGCGGCAAGGGCAAGGTCAGCCTCTCCGGCGGCTGGACCTGGGCGATCCCGGCGAAGTCCAAGAACCCGGACGCGGCCTGGAACCTGATCAAGACCCTGCAGACGCAGAAGAACGCGACGAAGTACGCCACCGACGGCGCGCAGATCGCGGTCCGGAAGGACGTCGCGGAGGACCCCGGCTACAAGAACTCGGCGAAGAGCACGAAGTTCTTCACCGACCTGGTCTCGGTGACCGTGTACCGCCCGGCGTTCGCGGAGTACCCGAAGGTCTCCAACGAGATCATCACCGCGATGGAGGCGGTGATGACCGGACAGTCCACGCCGGACGAGGCCGCGAAGAACTACGACGAGGCCGTCGAAGGCATCGTCACCAAGGACAAGACGACGACCCAGAGCACCGGCCAGTAA
- a CDS encoding sugar ABC transporter permease, whose amino-acid sequence MTTTVAPTTAAPAERSGRPRAANFLRMLPLSPAIGLMLVFLAGPIIYCLYAAFTNMALTGTGAADVKFVGLDNFRKAFGSGAFTNAIWLTLVFTLISAIIGQNTLGLGLALLMRKSTKLVRNFVGTSVIGAWVLPEVVAAYLLSAFFNDEGTLNVMLHAVGLPGQDWLYAAPIIAVSLANIWRGTAFSMLVYSAALSEIPKEIEESAEMDGAGGWRRLLFVTLPMITRAIMTNLMLITLQTLSVFGLIYAMTRGGPGTKSQTLPLYMYEQAFSFSQIGYGTAIALVMLAIGAVFSLIYLRGLNSEAA is encoded by the coding sequence GTGACGACGACTGTCGCGCCGACCACGGCCGCGCCCGCTGAACGCAGCGGCCGGCCGCGGGCGGCGAACTTCCTCCGGATGCTGCCGCTCTCGCCGGCCATCGGGCTGATGCTGGTCTTCCTGGCCGGCCCGATCATCTACTGCCTGTACGCCGCGTTCACGAACATGGCGCTCACCGGCACCGGCGCCGCGGACGTCAAGTTCGTCGGGCTGGACAACTTCCGCAAGGCGTTCGGCAGCGGCGCGTTCACGAACGCGATCTGGCTGACGCTGGTGTTCACGCTGATCTCCGCGATCATCGGCCAGAACACCCTCGGCCTCGGCCTCGCGCTGCTGATGCGGAAGTCCACGAAGCTGGTCCGCAACTTCGTCGGTACGTCGGTGATCGGCGCGTGGGTGCTGCCCGAGGTGGTCGCGGCGTACCTGCTGAGCGCCTTCTTCAACGACGAGGGCACGCTGAACGTGATGCTGCACGCGGTCGGCCTGCCCGGACAGGACTGGTTGTACGCGGCACCGATCATCGCGGTGTCGCTCGCCAACATCTGGCGCGGTACGGCGTTCTCGATGCTGGTGTACTCCGCGGCGCTGAGCGAGATTCCTAAAGAGATCGAGGAGTCCGCCGAGATGGACGGTGCGGGCGGCTGGCGGCGGCTGCTGTTCGTGACGCTGCCGATGATCACCCGCGCGATCATGACCAACCTGATGCTGATCACGCTGCAGACGCTGAGCGTGTTCGGCCTCATCTACGCGATGACCCGCGGCGGCCCCGGCACCAAGAGCCAGACGCTGCCGCTGTACATGTACGAGCAGGCGTTCAGCTTCTCCCAGATCGGCTACGGTACGGCGATCGCGCTGGTGATGCTGGCGATCGGCGCGGTCTTCTCGCTGATCTACCTGCGTGGACTCAACTCGGAGGCGGCGTGA
- a CDS encoding carbohydrate ABC transporter permease has product MIARDRLSKLASNLILLAIGVLFVLPLLWVLFASINRTAGLRVEFPTNPTLGNFKAVLNTDTTYRPVLNGIVLCGGAALLTMVCAVLAAYPLSRFKTRFNRPFLLTVLFCTGLPITAVMVPVYGLFVQLNLVDTIGGTIMFMATSALPFAIWLTKTFMDGVPISLEEAAWVDGAGNMRALWAIVLPLMWPGIAVVLIFTFIGMWGNFFVPFMLLLSPERLPASVSIFTFFGQYGEPNYGQLAAYSLIYTTPVLLLYLLLSRKLGGAFALGGAIKG; this is encoded by the coding sequence GTGATTGCCCGGGACCGGCTGAGCAAGCTGGCGTCGAACCTGATCCTGCTCGCGATCGGCGTACTCTTCGTGCTCCCCTTGCTGTGGGTGCTGTTCGCGTCGATCAACCGGACCGCCGGTCTGCGGGTCGAGTTCCCGACGAATCCGACGCTCGGGAACTTCAAGGCGGTGCTGAACACCGACACGACGTACCGCCCGGTGCTCAACGGTATCGTGCTGTGCGGCGGCGCGGCGCTGCTGACGATGGTGTGCGCGGTGCTGGCGGCGTACCCGCTGTCCCGGTTCAAGACGCGCTTCAACCGGCCGTTCCTGCTGACGGTGCTGTTCTGTACGGGTCTGCCGATCACCGCGGTCATGGTCCCGGTCTACGGGCTCTTCGTCCAGCTGAACCTGGTCGACACGATCGGCGGCACGATTATGTTCATGGCGACGTCCGCGCTGCCCTTCGCGATCTGGCTCACGAAGACGTTCATGGACGGCGTACCGATCTCGTTGGAGGAAGCAGCCTGGGTCGACGGCGCCGGCAACATGCGCGCGTTGTGGGCCATCGTCCTGCCGCTGATGTGGCCCGGGATCGCGGTGGTGCTGATCTTCACCTTCATCGGCATGTGGGGCAACTTCTTCGTCCCCTTCATGCTGCTCCTCTCCCCGGAGCGACTCCCCGCCTCGGTCAGCATCTTCACCTTCTTCGGCCAGTACGGCGAACCGAACTACGGCCAACTGGCGGCGTACTCCCTCATCTACACCACCCCCGTCCTGCTCCTCTACCTCCTCCTCAGCCGCAAACTAGGCGGAGCCTTCGCCCTAGGCGGCGCCATCAAGGGCTAA
- a CDS encoding DUF222 domain-containing protein, with amino-acid sequence METLGERPVWAMNDSEKLSALDANVAERARLETHELQLIAELDRNGYAQEIGAGDTARLLSERYRIDLPTARRTVRLAVALSAHSATSAALPDPAIPFHNPATAHPDPEAGKDQVDQTDGAPDVEPRDGGDAAELDAEPDAERGAPDATGGWRVHPAQAEAIVSVLAKIPTTVPVENVEFAEQQLIILAETHTPSQLRAAGKKIVDLLDPDGPEPDEKLAYARESLSWKNAEQGVSFRGYLACENAELFRTLIHAGARPHKTVDGELDPRSREKRQADALTTILNTAATTGASGATNVTVNAATNAATNAATNAATNAATDAATDAVPNAATTAGDSATATTAPPTEPAQEPLPDLEAVSAFAASDALAAPGVAASAADATDADGELVAALVATQPVAASAGAGYGAGSGSGSGEGFVAGHGVKAHISVTIDYKALKTATANATGELVFGDTLSAATIRRLACDAEILPIVLGSKSQPLDVGTSQRLVTRPMRRALNARDKGCVVCGAPPVQCEAHHLRHWVDGGVTAVSNLVLLCKRHHLDLHAGHWAIRIVDGVVEVTRPRWADPGRVPRGRYRPPVWAAPPPLSPDVGSDRAGNRRLSVVDDPCPDPWGDHDETGGTNTSGGANKSPGTYKTGATGETGETGEAGGTGGTGDRLSLLRSAAAVPVIPWAHDPPPGRDSAAQGMVRSVAGEGAVMDPWGDEGTDDALGPPGSGGSVPVNPWGDEDGAGNGSNPSASVAGVRVIPRGEEAPSAPDAVDAVAG; translated from the coding sequence ATGGAGACCCTCGGCGAACGGCCCGTATGGGCGATGAACGACAGCGAGAAGCTGTCGGCCCTCGACGCGAACGTCGCCGAACGCGCCCGCCTGGAGACCCACGAACTCCAGCTGATCGCCGAACTGGACCGCAACGGCTACGCCCAGGAGATCGGCGCCGGCGACACCGCCCGCCTGCTGAGCGAGCGCTACCGCATCGACCTCCCCACCGCCCGCCGCACGGTCCGCCTGGCCGTCGCCCTGTCCGCCCACTCGGCCACTTCCGCGGCCCTGCCCGACCCCGCCATCCCCTTCCACAACCCCGCCACCGCACACCCCGACCCCGAGGCCGGGAAGGATCAGGTTGACCAGACCGACGGTGCGCCGGATGTTGAGCCTCGTGACGGCGGGGACGCTGCCGAACTGGACGCCGAACCGGACGCTGAACGGGGCGCGCCCGACGCGACCGGCGGGTGGCGCGTGCACCCGGCGCAGGCCGAGGCGATCGTGTCGGTGCTGGCGAAGATCCCGACGACGGTGCCGGTTGAGAACGTCGAGTTCGCCGAGCAGCAGCTGATCATCCTCGCGGAAACGCACACGCCGTCGCAGTTGCGGGCGGCGGGCAAGAAGATCGTCGATCTACTCGACCCCGACGGCCCGGAGCCGGACGAGAAACTGGCCTACGCGCGGGAGTCGCTGTCCTGGAAGAACGCCGAACAGGGCGTGAGCTTCCGCGGCTACCTGGCGTGCGAGAACGCCGAACTTTTCCGCACCCTGATCCACGCCGGAGCCCGCCCCCACAAGACCGTGGACGGCGAGCTCGATCCGCGTTCGCGCGAGAAGCGCCAAGCCGACGCCCTCACCACGATCCTGAACACCGCTGCCACCACAGGCGCCAGCGGAGCCACGAACGTAACCGTGAACGCGGCCACCAACGCGGCCACCAACGCGGCCACCAACGCGGCCACCAACGCGGCCACCGACGCGGCCACCGACGCGGTGCCCAATGCGGCGACGACCGCCGGCGACTCGGCCACCGCGACGACAGCCCCACCGACCGAACCGGCACAAGAGCCACTCCCAGACTTGGAAGCCGTCAGTGCATTCGCTGCTTCCGACGCTCTCGCTGCTCCCGGCGTGGCCGCTTCCGCCGCCGATGCGACGGACGCGGACGGCGAGCTTGTTGCTGCTCTGGTCGCCACCCAACCTGTGGCCGCGTCCGCTGGTGCCGGCTATGGTGCTGGTTCTGGTTCTGGTTCTGGTGAAGGGTTCGTGGCTGGCCATGGAGTGAAGGCGCACATCAGTGTGACCATTGACTACAAGGCACTGAAGACCGCCACGGCGAACGCGACCGGCGAGCTCGTCTTCGGTGACACCCTGTCCGCCGCCACGATCCGCCGGCTGGCCTGCGACGCCGAGATTCTGCCGATCGTCCTCGGTTCGAAATCGCAGCCGTTGGATGTGGGGACCAGTCAGCGGTTGGTGACGCGGCCGATGCGGCGGGCGTTGAATGCGCGGGACAAGGGTTGTGTGGTGTGTGGGGCACCGCCGGTTCAGTGTGAGGCTCATCATCTGAGGCATTGGGTTGATGGTGGGGTGACAGCGGTGTCGAACTTGGTGTTGTTGTGTAAGCGGCACCATCTGGATTTGCATGCGGGGCATTGGGCGATCCGGATCGTTGACGGGGTCGTTGAGGTGACGCGGCCGCGGTGGGCTGATCCTGGCCGGGTGCCGAGGGGTCGGTATCGGCCGCCGGTGTGGGCTGCTCCGCCGCCTCTCAGCCCGGATGTTGGCTCGGATCGTGCGGGGAACCGCCGGTTGTCGGTGGTGGATGACCCTTGCCCGGATCCGTGGGGCGACCACGACGAGACCGGCGGAACCAACACGAGCGGCGGAGCCAACAAGAGCCCTGGAACCTACAAGACTGGCGCCACCGGCGAGACCGGCGAGACCGGCGAGGCTGGCGGCACGGGCGGGACCGGTGATCGGTTGAGTTTGCTGCGGTCGGCGGCCGCCGTGCCGGTTATCCCGTGGGCCCACGATCCGCCGCCAGGCAGGGACTCGGCCGCCCAGGGCATGGTGCGTTCTGTTGCCGGGGAGGGTGCAGTTATGGATCCATGGGGTGATGAGGGCACCGACGACGCGCTGGGTCCGCCGGGGTCGGGTGGCAGTGTGCCGGTGAACCCGTGGGGTGATGAGGATGGCGCGGGCAATGGGTCGAATCCGTCGGCGTCGGTTGCGGGTGTGCGGGTGATTCCTCGGGGTGAAGAGGCGCCGTCGGCCCCGGACGCGGTGGATGCGGTCGCGGGCTGA
- a CDS encoding MFS transporter, producing MAWRQDLAVLRHRDVRVFVSARFISLLGSSIAPVALVFAVLDVSHSASAVGIVLAARSIPNIVFLLLGGVISDRLPRHLVLVVANSVSGLTQVLAAVLVLTGHATIWQLAAIEAVNGVAAAFVMPAMTGILPSIVDRAELPQANAIAGFARSAAMIGGGAVAGVIVGLTGPGIGLAVDGLTFLLGALLLSRLTIPRIERAATSVLADLREGWREFVSRQWVWVIVLAFALLNLIFTACYQVLGPVIADRTFGRAGWGVVSACFGAGLVAGGIVMLRLKPRRPLRTGMFGMLLAVPVMLCLALVPQLWAMAIAAFVLGIGFDIFGIGWETALGQQVPIDKLSRVSSYDMLGSFVAGPIGQLTVGYVAVAISAKAVELYGAALFALITVAALVVPSVWNLRRLDA from the coding sequence GTGGCTTGGCGGCAGGATCTCGCCGTACTGCGGCATCGGGACGTGCGGGTGTTCGTGTCCGCGCGGTTCATCTCGCTCCTGGGATCGTCGATCGCCCCCGTCGCGCTGGTGTTCGCCGTACTCGACGTCTCACACTCGGCAAGCGCGGTCGGAATCGTCCTCGCCGCCCGCAGCATCCCGAACATCGTGTTCCTGCTGCTCGGCGGCGTGATCTCCGACCGTCTCCCCCGGCACCTGGTCCTCGTCGTGGCGAACAGCGTCAGCGGCCTCACCCAGGTCCTGGCCGCTGTACTCGTCCTCACCGGTCACGCGACAATCTGGCAACTCGCCGCGATCGAGGCCGTGAACGGCGTCGCCGCGGCGTTCGTGATGCCGGCGATGACCGGCATCCTCCCGTCGATCGTGGACCGCGCCGAACTCCCCCAGGCGAACGCAATCGCCGGCTTCGCCCGCTCCGCGGCGATGATCGGCGGCGGCGCGGTCGCCGGCGTCATCGTCGGCCTGACCGGCCCGGGCATCGGCCTCGCGGTCGACGGCCTGACGTTCCTGCTCGGCGCGCTCCTGCTGTCCCGGCTGACGATCCCGCGCATCGAGCGCGCGGCGACCTCGGTTCTGGCCGACCTGCGCGAGGGCTGGCGCGAGTTCGTGTCCCGGCAGTGGGTGTGGGTGATCGTGCTGGCGTTCGCGCTGCTCAACCTGATCTTCACCGCCTGTTACCAGGTCCTCGGCCCGGTGATCGCCGACCGCACCTTCGGCCGCGCCGGCTGGGGCGTGGTGAGCGCCTGCTTCGGCGCCGGACTCGTTGCCGGCGGCATCGTCATGCTCCGCCTGAAGCCGCGCCGGCCGCTGCGCACCGGGATGTTCGGCATGCTCCTCGCGGTCCCGGTGATGCTGTGCCTGGCCTTGGTACCGCAGCTGTGGGCGATGGCGATCGCGGCGTTCGTCCTCGGCATCGGCTTCGACATCTTCGGGATCGGCTGGGAGACCGCACTCGGCCAGCAGGTCCCGATCGACAAGCTGTCGCGCGTGTCGTCGTACGACATGCTCGGCTCGTTCGTCGCGGGTCCGATCGGCCAGCTCACCGTCGGGTACGTCGCCGTCGCGATCAGCGCGAAGGCCGTCGAACTGTACGGCGCCGCGCTGTTCGCCCTGATCACGGTCGCCGCCCTGGTGGTCCCGTCGGTCTGGAACCTGCGCCGCCTCGACGCCTGA
- a CDS encoding GyrI-like domain-containing protein, giving the protein MDVLEPPRVTERPPQDYLGIRLVTPFRGMLGKRNDLLDELSSWLANHRIDDAGPFFLRLHVIDMNGPMDLEVGAMTPPPVRPADHRARAGDGRVRPGMLPGGRYATMTYRNHSLRANRALLEWTAAEGLVLDRRESAAGDIFGCRYEAYRTDPRTEPRKTKWEVELNLRLAD; this is encoded by the coding sequence ATGGACGTACTGGAGCCGCCACGGGTCACCGAACGCCCGCCGCAGGACTACCTGGGCATCCGGCTGGTGACACCTTTCCGAGGCATGCTCGGCAAACGCAACGACCTACTCGACGAACTGTCCTCATGGCTGGCCAACCACCGGATCGACGACGCAGGCCCGTTCTTCCTACGACTGCACGTAATCGACATGAACGGCCCAATGGACCTGGAAGTCGGCGCAATGACGCCTCCGCCTGTCCGGCCTGCCGACCACCGAGCCCGGGCCGGCGATGGTCGGGTTCGGCCGGGGATGCTGCCTGGTGGTCGGTACGCGACGATGACCTACCGCAATCACTCGCTGCGTGCCAACCGCGCGCTGCTGGAATGGACTGCCGCCGAAGGTCTCGTCCTCGATCGCCGGGAGAGCGCGGCCGGCGACATCTTCGGCTGCCGGTACGAGGCGTACCGCACCGACCCCCGCACCGAACCCCGCAAGACCAAGTGGGAAGTCGAACTCAACCTCCGGCTGGCCGACTGA
- a CDS encoding CBS domain-containing protein → MKINDVLRGKGNQVVTISPEATVTELLALLAEHNIGAVVVSPDGAAVAGIVSERDIVRLWNGTPDAGDVRVSAIMTSEVHTCTPDDLIDNLMRLMTDQRIRHVPVVVDGNLAGLVSIGDVVKSRIGELEFEKEQLSNYITS, encoded by the coding sequence GTGAAGATCAACGACGTACTGCGCGGCAAGGGCAACCAGGTCGTCACCATCTCCCCAGAAGCCACTGTCACCGAACTGCTCGCCCTGCTGGCCGAACACAACATCGGCGCCGTGGTGGTCAGCCCGGACGGGGCCGCGGTCGCCGGCATCGTGTCCGAGCGGGACATCGTGCGGCTGTGGAACGGTACGCCGGACGCGGGCGACGTCCGCGTCAGCGCGATCATGACGTCGGAGGTACACACCTGTACGCCCGACGACCTGATCGACAACCTGATGCGGCTGATGACCGACCAGCGGATCCGGCACGTCCCGGTCGTTGTCGACGGCAATCTCGCCGGCCTGGTCAGCATCGGGGACGTGGTCAAGTCCCGGATCGGCGAGCTCGAGTTCGAGAAGGAACAGCTCTCCAACTACATCACCAGCTGA
- a CDS encoding pitrilysin family protein has protein sequence MNQVLTTPPPVGAPRPWKFPEAVTTRTAVGTPVHVFDRPGQYVATVRVTIAMPLIAEPRELEGVATIMSRTLDEGTELHSANEFAAALERHGAAYGVDVSSDALHVEISVPVSHLAPAVQLLAEAITRPAFNQADVGRHVTIRLGEINQERANAGYRAREAFAAHLFDQSTRRSRPTAGTPDTIRPLTNVAVADFYRQNIGPERAEILFAGDATGVDVAGIIDEAFGSWTSEAAPALETPEPLYLVGNRVVLVDRPGSVQSQLLIGCAGPDRRDPAWGAAAVANHVVGGTITSRVDTVLREEKGYTYGTRTSFAAPRKGGTFSLGGAVRTEVTGAAIGDALRILREARDGLTEQEVQEAKDSLIRTAPLRYEQADSVAQQVGSNIANGVPIDFADTYLTTIAATTAEAATEAYRRYVGADGLLVVVVGEAKDVRPQLEGLDLGDLIELS, from the coding sequence ATGAACCAGGTGCTGACGACCCCGCCGCCGGTCGGCGCGCCGCGGCCGTGGAAGTTCCCGGAGGCGGTGACCACGCGGACCGCCGTCGGTACGCCGGTGCACGTCTTCGACCGGCCCGGGCAGTACGTCGCGACGGTCCGCGTGACGATCGCGATGCCGCTGATCGCCGAGCCGCGCGAGCTCGAAGGCGTCGCGACGATCATGTCCCGGACGCTCGACGAGGGCACCGAGCTGCACTCGGCCAACGAGTTCGCGGCGGCCCTGGAGCGGCACGGAGCGGCGTACGGCGTCGATGTCAGTTCGGACGCCCTGCACGTGGAGATCTCGGTGCCGGTGTCGCATCTGGCGCCGGCGGTGCAGCTGCTGGCCGAGGCGATCACGCGGCCCGCGTTCAACCAGGCCGACGTCGGGCGGCACGTAACGATCCGGCTCGGCGAGATCAACCAGGAGCGGGCGAACGCCGGGTACCGGGCCCGTGAGGCGTTCGCGGCGCACCTGTTCGACCAGTCGACGCGGCGCTCCCGGCCGACCGCAGGGACGCCGGACACGATCCGGCCGCTGACGAACGTCGCGGTCGCCGACTTCTACCGGCAGAACATCGGTCCGGAGCGGGCGGAGATCCTGTTCGCCGGGGACGCGACCGGTGTGGACGTCGCCGGGATCATCGACGAGGCCTTCGGCAGCTGGACCTCCGAGGCCGCGCCCGCTCTCGAGACGCCGGAGCCGCTGTACCTCGTCGGCAACCGGGTCGTGCTGGTCGACCGGCCGGGCTCGGTGCAGAGCCAGCTGCTGATCGGCTGCGCCGGCCCGGACCGGCGGGACCCGGCGTGGGGCGCGGCTGCTGTCGCGAACCACGTGGTCGGCGGGACGATCACCTCCCGTGTGGACACCGTGCTGCGCGAGGAGAAGGGCTACACGTACGGCACGCGGACCAGCTTCGCGGCGCCGCGCAAGGGCGGCACCTTCAGCCTCGGAGGCGCCGTACGGACCGAGGTCACCGGCGCCGCGATCGGTGACGCGCTGCGCATCCTGCGCGAGGCCCGCGACGGGCTCACCGAGCAGGAGGTCCAGGAGGCGAAGGACAGCCTGATCCGGACCGCGCCGCTGCGCTACGAGCAGGCCGACTCGGTCGCCCAGCAGGTCGGCAGCAACATCGCGAACGGCGTACCGATCGACTTCGCCGACACGTACCTGACCACGATCGCCGCCACCACCGCTGAGGCCGCGACGGAGGCGTACCGGCGGTACGTCGGTGCCGACGGGCTGCTGGTGGTCGTCGTCGGGGAAGCCAAGGACGTCCGGCCGCAACTCGAGGGCCTCGACCTCGGGGACCTGATCGAGCTGAGCTGA